In Corticium candelabrum chromosome 1, ooCorCand1.1, whole genome shotgun sequence, the genomic stretch TGCGACAGTAATCGGGACGGATCCTCACCAGACACGTCACGTTCCGGACGAAATCGCGTCTCGTGTGTCTGCAGTCTCCGCTTGGCATACAGCCAGAGTCGACAGAGAGCTTTTGAAACGCATGAAAAATTGCAAAATAGTAGTTTGTTGCGGGGCAGGTAAGCAAGAACACAATGTACTTGTACACGGGCACACCTACAATGTCAAATGTATTGTACATGGACACACCTACAATGTCACGTGCAGAGATATAAGCCTCGACCTCCGaaacccgtgtagcgccgatttgTATGTTGGGTGTTGCAGGGTATGACAACGTTGATGCTCAAGCTGCAGGCCAGCTGGGAATCGCAGTCTCAAACGCTCCCGCTTACGGCACCGAGGAGGTGGCCGATTCTGCAATGTGTCTCATTCTCAATTTGCATCGACGTACGCTCCATCTTGAGCGTTGCCTTCGGGAAGGCAAAATGGGAGACGGGGGCGTGGAATGCCAGCTGCGCGAGGCGACCGGTGCCAGACGTATACGAGGCAAAGTGCTGGGCCTCGTTGGCTTGGGCCGGATTGGTACAGCGGTTGCATTGAGAGCCAAGCCGTTTGGATTCGATATTGTTTGCTATGATCCGTTTCTATTAGAAGGGATCGAGAAGGCAGTGGGAGTGAGGCGAGTCTATTGTCTCGAGGAGTTGTTGTCTCAAAGCGACTGTGTCTCTCTGCATTGTTATTTGAACGACGACAATCGTCATATGATTAATGAGAAGACACTCGGGTATATGAAACCTGGGGCGTTTATTGTGAATACTGCCAGAGGCGGATTGATCGATGAAAACGCGTTGGCGGAGGCTTTGAAAAGTGGTCACGTAGCGGCGGCTGCTCTCGATGTCCAGGAGAAGGAACCGTTCGATAGCAAGAGCAGTTCTCTTGGTCAAGCTCCCAACGTGATCTGTACTCCACACGTGGCTTGGTATAGTGACTGTGCGTGGCCCGATTGTCTGAAATTCACTGCTGAAGAAATTGGCAGGGGGCTAGTCGGAACGTCGCCTTTCACGAGTGGCCTTCGAAGTTGGGTAAACACGGAAAGCTATGAAGATCAAGGAAGGTGGACATGTTAAAAGGCTCCTTTCTCTCGGgtcttgtttgattgttttccTACGTCCACGAGTTGCTCTAATGGCACCAACAAACATTAGGAACGCTGTGTCAGTGGATGAGACTGCTCTCATATATAGGCACTCTTATTTATAACTGAAGAAAAATTAACTTGCGTCTGTATTCTTCTGTCTATGATATTGATCCTCATAACAGTTTGGTTATTTCTACCCGTGAAACTGTACTGAGTACTCATGGTTTTCCTAGTCTGTTAACCCTTAACCTGTGAGGGTTAACAGACCAGTTAAGATGGAGCATCCTGGAACAGTTAGGCTCGCAGTGCAGGATATAACGACTCCTGGTTGACTGGACACTCACAAAAAGTTATCGGGCATCCTAATTTGGCTTGCGGCAGTAATAATAAATCTAAATATGTATATGGCATCAATataatgtatgcatgcatagttTCATAATAGTGACGATAAACATTATGTGCAACAATGCACACtatgtttacaacaacaacaacaacagaaaagtCTTTACTGCTGTGATTAGATCTAAGCAAACTATAACAGGAAACAGACCAAGACACATAGTCATCTGCATTTAACGACATCAAAATGTCCGCTCTTGCTGACTGAACAAATGGTAAGTATGTATGATCAGATATGACCATAActtggtcggacaaacaatacacacacacacacacacacacacacacacacacacacacacacacacacacacacacacacacattgcactTTCCGCTTGATTTTACACAGAGACATGCATCCATTTGTCACCTTAACACCTCCTCCTTCAAAGTCCTAATAGCAATCGATACATAGGAGTTTGTGATGGTGAGCAAATGACTTACATCATTAACATGTGTGTTGCTACTTTACAATGTTGACACAAACGACTACACTCACATTTAGGATActcacttgattattaccccagggCTCAAGTAAGACCCCACCTCCAACTTTGTCCAAGGCTCTAAGAtttcacacctcttagtcTTTTAGTTAGTGCTAATCGGTGAtttccacagtgactgtttgctagatttacATCGTAGAAATGCTgccattcttcaacttgtgcatgcatgtcaacCAGATGTTGAAGGTTTGATGGCTGGCagtggtttgaagctctactagtgtagcaacatgctgtttaagttaataaatcaatcacttcCACCACTTGACTCTACAATGTCAATTTTTTTAGAAAGAACCATCCTAtacttgacctttgactctggccaaccattggggtggggtaataatcaagcagTGCAAAGAATCCATTTGCGGAACAAGTTTGTTGCCCTAACAAAAGTGAGCAACAGTTGAGTTTTCCAAACAAATCTGAATTGAATGACATGACATGACACTTACAAAACTAACAATGTAAACGCGTTAACAATAGCTGGCACAAGACTTGTAAGGACAAACGTATTTGTATATGCTATAGCATCACTAACACGATGATGGTTAGCAATAAAGCGTCTGTTTATATTTTAACCCTAACAAGTGATTTTAGTGATTTAGCCAGTGCCATTGTTGTACCCTTACTTGGTGATTTTACTTCATGGCCTTCCTTGAATGACTGCAGAATAGACTCAACCATCAAGTAGAAAGTCTAACTGAAGCACATTGATATAAAACAATAGCTAGCCAACAAGATAGCTTTACACGATCAAACTGAACACAGAAAGACGGCACCATAACGTCGAGTACAAAATAGCTGAAGAATCAAAACTGTTTCATTTCAAGCTACAAGTGACAAAGCATTTTTCCAAGTGGTCGCTACTTAAGTGCATCATGTATAAAGTCCAAGCTACGCTCTATGCGAGTCACAAATGCACTACCATCCCTAGTTGGATAGGCAGACACTACACAACCTAGATGATCGGGGTTAACTCGGTAGCCCACACCGAAGCCATTTGGTGTCACAGGAGCAAAGGCACCAAACTGAATAGCACGATTTTGAGGCAAGGTGCTGGTAGACAAAATAATGTGATTCATTAACCCATACGACTTATCTTCAAATATAGCATGAGACTCTCcctttgcagcagcaagatGTCTGAGAGCAAACAAGTGGCGATCAAATCCCTGGCCTACCACATGAGTGTAAATAACTAAACATGAGTATGTAAGTACACAAGCTAACGATCTTACCCAGTGCTGCTTCTCGTGTTAGCTTGTTGTGCTTAGCACTGACTGACTGTAACAGTTTCTGCAGGTCGTCTCTCGACGGTTTGTTTTCTTGCACAAAAGCCTTTGCAAACTCGGCAGTCTCTGAGCTCGCAGATCGAACCGTTTCTGTCCGTCCGTGTTTGAACGCTCCAGTGCTGCATGATTCATACGTCGATGGTGAAAAACCATACTGATCATAGAAAGCCATCTGCCaatcaacagcaacacatTACTAACTAAATACTAAACCTTCATGACTAGAATAAATGTTGTTGAAACCGAATACAGAAAAGGTGTGAAGCACTGATTATTGATTGACACAACAGCTGAAGGACACAAGATGTACACAATAACGATGTGTAAGACGTGGGAGTTAATTGAGAGTatgcaaaaagcaaacaaagctCAGTCAAACGAATCAGGGCCGTAGCATGGCATGAGCTAGACCGGactatagccccatcatttgtaggtgtGGTCATAAAAACTGTGGACTGTAAATGCGTGTGATGACCAAAGCtgtgtacagtatatacaccacccttttaCCAGTCTGggtctgccactgattctaccatatATCAGTCAATCAGAAGCCAGCAAAAGTAGACGTGTCCATAAAAGTGAATGTGTCCcgtagcatcgtgaagtttagcccCCATTTTTCTAGAAGTCACGCAACCAATCTGCATGATCAATATGTGAGTCAAGTAACAATAGTCATGATTGGAGAATTTAGATCAAAATTGATTAACATACAGTTCCACTTCCAGTGCCAACAAAATGTTGTGTAGTTTGGTAACATATCCATTTATTCCAGCAATAATGCATAGCACAACTAGTACTGGTAAAATAATGACTACAACTCAGTTTGTCATACACTAATTGCAAACTAAACTCCTGGTGTGTCTTGCATAATGTAGGATTGGTATGTTTTGCAAGGTTAAATTTTTTTGCGATTCCCACCTCTAGCTATTatgcaattttaattttttgcgATTTCTAATTAAAGTTACTAGGCCTATTTCATAAGTACAATGTACAGTAGTATATGTCTGTAAATTTTGACTTATTTctttaaaaattacaaatttcGAAACTAAAACTACCACAAAACATACCAATCCTGTAATAGTGCTATTGGAATCTGAAAGTGTCTTTACTCTCTGCAGCCCTTTAGCACGGTACCTTAGTAGTTAAATAGAATGCTGCTACAAGCTTCTGACATAACACAGCCCAATAAGCCTAAACCTGCCCTGTTGAAGATTTGGTAACATGATGAAATGACTAACCTCAAGGCCATAGCTGACATCACGTGTATTTGTTCGATGCTTGTATAAACATGACATAATGCAAACAAACTCAACACTGATTTATCAAATTTAGTTTTAGTCAATggtaaacaaagacaaaagaagcagaaacCAAGAACGGAAGCAGAACCCAATACAGAAGTGGCTATAAAATAGCACAATTAACCTGTGGCAACATTAGTCTctcgtagccaaacccctcccctttttggctacgcaagactatgGTAACATGTAGTCTATGCTGCACTCtcaaaagtgtgtgtgtgtgtgtgtgtacatatgctTGTTTcactatttgtgtttgtttacttacgTTTGTCTGGGAGGTTATCAAGCAAAGTCTGTTACGTTCATGATGCAATACACAGCACAGTACTAGTAAAGCACTTATAACATAATAAACTAATTTAATCAGTCAACGTCCCTTTACCTGAAATGATAGTTGCATGATTGCATCCGGTGCAAGATTTCGAGACTTGATGAAATCTCTCCCATACGTTCTGTACACCAGAGGGTGAAACGTCAGCAAATCTACGGCCTTCTGAAACTTCTCTTGAGCAATTTCGATTGCTCTGATGTTGTTGACATCAAGATTAAATTTCAGTTTGTTGACCGGACTCATTGTCTTTACCCTTTCATAATCTTTGTCTGGAGTCCAAGTTGATTTCATATTGTCATCGTGTACTTCGTTCATGAAACGAAGGATACAAATACCATCACCCCAACTGTGTTCAAAATTAATAGCTGCTTTTCCTCCTTTGTTCACAATCAGTGAGAAAGACTTGTCCAACCATCTACACAGTCAACACAGAAAAGCTAGTGCCCCATTTGCTACTAAACATTGCAAATTCGTTTCGATCTAACAATAGGTAGACAATGTATGTAGTAAACTCAGATTTTTCTAAACTTCGACAAGGTTACTTCCAGTTGCAATGTTGTTTAGACAAAACAGTTGCTGCTTATAAAACTGAAAATGACATGCATACAGTGAATTTTGTTGAGTATTCATTTTACACTTTAGGTTTTTACAAGCTGACATCCATCCACAGGATGACTGAAGAGTCTGATTACACTGACACTCATTACACAATATTACCCTCTCCAAATATGTAACTTTCATTGACTAATAGCTACAAGAGCAAATGCTATGTGAATCTGTGCCATCTCCCAATAAACTGTAGTTTTTGCTTGAATATGCCagcaacaaactgacaactaGAAAACTGACATATGTAGTCCATTACCTAAAACAGCAGTTAAGGTACCAACACGTACTGCATATCCAATAGTCTATGCAAATAACAACATTGCTGCATTCACTAGTCTTTCTAATAACTCAAACATTTGATTCAAACAACAAGCAGCTAGCACTATCAATAAATCACTCACAgatcacaacatgcacaccGCAGTTACTCTGCCAACCAAGCTATTAAACAAGGATACACAACTGAAATAATCGTGATTAGTTTGATCACCCCAAACACCAAACAACTTACACATACCCAAACATTAGTAAACAAACCTGTTAGATCCGTCTCCATGTAACAGACTGTGAGCTAAAGACTCTGGAGTCGATGGATCATCATTATcgagacaaacaagaaaaatggAAGAGTCTATAAGCTTGAGAACATCGGCATTGAAGACAGCCAACTCATCACGAGCTACGGCCCACGTGTCTCTGTCTTCAGATGTCAGAATCGCAACTGGATGTTCTGCAGCAGGTGACGTGTCAGAAGCAATTTCGGACAATTGTTGGTATATTTCGGATGTAGATGCAATACGACCTTTACAGAAATGCAAACTTTTCCAATGGGGTACAGACAAGGAAAGGTGTACTTGCCTTACCATCCGTACTAATGACATCGAACACATAATAGTGGCCATTTCTTAAAACTGCAATGTGTCTAGCTTTCGAGTCGGTAACCAGTTCATCTTTTACAGGCCGTGGAATACGTGTTGTACAAAACAGACGACCGTACTGACTCATGTCTAATGGAAATGCACTCGCTGCATAAGCCGCGTACCAGGACAATGACGATGGTGTCAAACTAGATCAATCAAGTAAAAAGCATCAGTTTCTACTCAACTAATTTCATAGATAAACTAATGATTAATTGCTAACAAACAATAAGTAGCAAGACACATTAATTTATCATAACCATccagatacacacaaaaagCATTACCATGAGATTAATGTCCAAAGACAACAATTTAGAATGAGtattaatttacaaaattgttctaaacacacacgcacatatgcacacacacacacacacacacacacacacacacacacacacacacacacacacacacacacacacacacacacacacacacacacacacacactggcagacTACTATTACCCTCACTGCACATGACATGATGTGTGTCAAGGGTTAATCATTACTTAAATAGTTCACTGCTACAGATTGTTTATTCTGTCACATACTTAGATCAGAAACAGTCAAACTGCtacatgcacaagcacatCTAGATCTGTTGCCCTAacacaaaattgaaaacaagaaaaattCATGCAACTGATGAAAAGAAGAGACTAAACCTAACAGCACTGCACATACTGTATGACCAAAACACAATACACAGCCAACAAGAAACCTTAACACTCGCTTCAAAAATGGAGTCTCATTCTCCGGTTTAAGGTAGAAGATGTCTGGTTCAAGAACTTCTGCTTGAAGTGATTTCATCATTCGCAAAGCAGAGCGAAGCAGAACTGCTGTTCTTACAACCTTGCCAAATAAAATGATAACAACGAGTTATGATGACTGAACACTGCTGCACACCTGATTCGTGTGAATGGGTTGTGGATCCGAAAACAGCATGAATGGATTATGGTTGAGAAGTATAGGAATTCTTCCTCCAAGATACATATTGTACCATGCCTCTGCAACAATACTTGATCACAGTTTGCCATTTCACTCTCACCACAGTacttagcctcgaacttccagaccagagagcgcgcaaagcgcacaaactctagtctggaccaagtcgatactaaaatgatttcggaagtatttatcaaaagggatgctaaatggtagtctaaccgCGTaagatcgttttacctagatcaacataacatttgtaaatgccatgagatctcacaaacaaagaagaaacgtctgccgtgtttgcggtgatatcttggtggacggcataaAACCACGACtttttgattcttcggcagaccacTAGCTAGTCTAACACCCAAGTTACTTTATGCTTCTGACAAGTTCAAGTAATGCCATCCAACACAAACTCTAAGAGACCACATAAACAACTTCTGCCTTTCACAAATCATCACTGTTTCGTAAACATCACACATTATCCCTTGCTCTCCCAACTGGTTTAGGTACTGCACGTGCTATATATCACTACCCGGTGCAGATGGCCCTGTACATAAACAACTTCTCTACCCGTggagacaacaaacacacttcACCTGATATGTaacttgtgtgtctgtttgccttgTCCTTATCCACCAGCTGTTGATGCAGTGCTTTTCCAGCACCATCTCGAAAACTTTCAACTATGTCTCGTGTTGCAGTCAGCTGCTCAACGCTCACTAGTGGTTTCAACGCAGTGAGATACCGAGCACACGTGTCCTCTAGCTTCGGAATGGGCAGTCGAGGAAGACTTTTCTCAAAGTGAAACATAGGAATAACACTTTGCTGAATGTACTCACTGTGTTCAGGACCATCGTCCCTAAAACATACATACGCTGTCACAATATCATACAATAAATCCCGTAATTCCAAAAATCATGGAGTGGGTAAAATAACGTAAATGGGCATAGTATTAAATGCAAAGATgtaaacatacatgtattacCAAAAAATATGAACAAAACATGAAATTGGAAGTCAGTCACTGACATTGGGCAGATTTTCTTTgtgtaataaataatgttgctttataaataatagataCTCCAAACTccattcattaatattaatgtaactTTATTAtatgtaattaaataacaaactGTTTAAATAATGTGGTTAGGGGGCATTTCCAATTACGGGACATTTCCTTTCCTGCCAGAAGTATGGTGGCAgttagggtctggctacgcaagactaaaTTATCATGTGACCACCCTCCCATCCCCTCCATTCAACAAATGTCTATCACATGTTTAACAGCACTGAATATCAGTAATTAGACTTCGAGAGTTCTCAATTCACGAATAGCACACTTGCTAACAGTAATACTTCTTTCACCTTGCTGTCATCTTGATAAGTAGTCATTGTATTTGTCCAAGCTTCTTGGGCAGACTTAGAAACTTTTACCTGCTCTGACCACAACGAGATAATTGTCAGTGAGCCTCCACCACAGAATAGTAGGAGCTAATACCTTTGCCATTTGCAGAAATGACTATTTCAGCCTCACTTTCCTCAATAGCATAGCTTGCATCGTGACATGCTCGATTaataccagcaaacaaaagATAATAAGACTATAGCCGTCTACCCATGCATGCTGCTCTGACACACAGCTTAGTGTGTTGTGGCAACTTGTGCCATAGAGATAATGCCATTTTGGGGTGGACTAGACTACAGTGTAGGCACAAACTTAATACTAGTATTTAGTGTCAGACTTTTTCAATCCAAACAAGCCTCtcccccaccccaccccaccccaccccaccccaccccactctTGAAGCCTGTTCTGATTAGAGAAAATATCCAGTAATTGGAGATGCTCCCCTAGTGAGTGACTGACAAAGTTTGCATTCATTACATTACCACATTAATTTCCAAATTATGGTAGACTGTATCTGTTTAAATAAAGGCCTTGCTGACACAAGCACTTGGAACATGCATACAAACCAAAAAGTGACTTTAATTAGCATGATTGGTACAATGTCATCAACAGAGGCCTCTGTCTGAGCCCCTTCTGTGGGAAAGATACTATGAATCATTCCATCTTGGGGTTTCATCCTGTAGCCTTCCTTGTGCATATCCTTCTAGTATCAACGCTACCAAAAAGTGCAGAATTTCAACTACCAATAAATGGAGAATTTCATGGTGCAAATTACAGCATTGCTGCATGGTTAATACAGCCTGCATTGATGGTTGCCGCAACTGTGATAATTAGCTGTGAATCTAGCAGCAGCTAAATAGTTCACATTGCCATCAACATGGTTAGGTGTTATGACAAGTTGTCATATCAAGAGGTGTTGAGTTGTCTAATTAGTTGTTATGTTGTGGCAGATAATGTAATTGCTCTCCCTCCTGTTGGTAAGAGCAGATATTTTGTAAGTAAAAAGTCCAGTATCTGAACACAAGCCCAGAGCCTGTCGACTGCTTTGATTTGGTGAACACTGGTGGGgttttgtcaaacaaataCAGTAAGATAACAAACATTCAGTTTTAGAAAATAGCTGTACTTGAACCAGCTAACAAATCACAAGGTGTACAGTATTCCATGCATAAGGACTGATGTAGTCACACGTGGTAAGATTAGAATTTAGGAGCCCACAATAATTGAAAAGTGTAATTGAATGATTGAGCTAAAAGTACAAGTATACGCTCCAGCTTGCACACCCAGTGAGTGAGCCAGACTAgtgcagagctgccaactctcccgcactGAGCaggagactcccgcatttgggacccttctcccgcctacccgcatttggcatcaaatctcctgCATTCTGACCATGGGTGgacgtgcctgttctgtgtaaccatGTATATCTTAAGTCaatacatacttgatatccggATATCATTGTCTATGTCCGCTCTCTATTGGGCTCTTTCGGTTACAATCAcgtcacaatattgacatagaAAGATGACTCGGTCAGGCAAAACTGTTTGGAAGTGAAAAGGGGGAGGGCTGGCTATCATACCAAGGAGttgtatattaataattatattgctgaaaagcgatcgaagaaggtcacaaaacaatagaatctagaacatCCCAAATAGCAGCGAGAATATGTTTAAACCTCATTCTTATACTTAGTCTAGGCTTATATTTTACTAGtaggcagtagtacgtaccAGTTCTGTGCTTTACATTTgttacaatttaattaattaagtgtactatttatatattactaGATCCATGCCCCGTTCTTCGTACGGACAAGATATTGTAGCATTCTGACGGAAGACGAGGCGCAGTCTGAGTGTGTTAGACAcatcacgtgcaatctttgtttgcaaggtcctggatgtgctgaataaattcgaatcttgctcttcgcacTTTTTCTGATAGAGATCGACATACTCTCCGTGTAGCACTTGATACAGAAAACtcgtaggttggattcggtgcaaatgcaatcagaatttggagagaaatgaAAGCGCTTGAATGTATAGGCTCAATCTGCATGAAATATTCAATTGCtcaaagctttgcgaaggacgatgACACgaacagtctacacaggactggtgtgggcgtgtgtctGAATGAACTgaaatgtgtagcgtttgcatcattaagaaattttacgcggggtcAACCCCTTGAGAGGGAACCTTGCACCATTTTTCTGAAATTGTTTCACGCAAACCTTCTCTGCATACAGAGTGcatgtgcgtgccgatttgtttgcgaacggacaaaagacgtggccacgtatcacctacacacacacacacacacacacacacacacacacacacacacacacacacacagtcagacaatttgagctttgtATATACTAGATTTAACACTAATTACAATAtacaatttattgatattaacgcTATTGTGGTCGTGTCAAAAATTTGTTAGccgcattctcccgcattttttccggcaaactcacgcattttgattcagctaggttggcaggtctgctAGTGTGTCTAGACATCCTTTGTACTGGAACTGAGTGACACACGAAAACGCAGTCTTCATCTCTGCAAATTAATGTCTGCCTACATGTTTATGAGTaactagatacatgacccgtccttcgtacgagcagagtactgtagtgttatgacGGAAGACTCAGTTTAAGCATGTGTAGACACGTCAAGTGCAattttttggtagaaatcgacacactccctgagtggattcagttcaaatgactggtgtggatgtgtgttcgaataaactggaatgtgctaattagttaattaatatcccgttgaagacgccggtaataaacgacacacTCCAAgcataccgtccgaggtcggctaaatttggtggaggtcCGATGAGCCGTTGTAGAGTAATTCGCTTGCGAGTGGAGGCGGGTCCTCCTGggatattttaaaatatactcagcacgtttccaatctaTACACACTGACCATTACTAAGTGGACTTctacgtctttgctctggacgtagtttgatgttatccaATGCGCGCGAGTAGAGGTGGGTCCTCTTGGGATACTGtagaatatactcagcacgtttccaacctacctatgcactgaacaatatttcttttcgaaactcttatctttttgctctggaTGTAGCTTGATgtttaaaataaacaaatcaactacagcttgctcagataacgcagtctgatgggactgctggatagctatagcattgtgacgtaacaatggcatgtgaacaaacaatggatattgaaagtgagcatcgcactcttagttatgagaaaacaaagctACCCTAGGAGATTGAGTTCAAGTAATGGAActccttcaaattgagtctatcaggagCATTCAGTTTCCTTCTTGAACGATGAACAGCATTATATCGTTCTACAatgcacccccaaaaggggacccgactgaaaaagctggaagacgacgccaccctgcccatgttcttacccatgccgagttatgcctgtaccccaaattttagcctcgtgggtgatccggtctagccggctatcaaacttatacatacatacatatatatatatatatatatatatatatatatatatatatatatatatacaaacaccgtcaattttatatagtactagatacatgacccgtccttcgtacaggcagagtactgtagtgttatgacggaagactcagtttgagcgtgtgtagaCACATCATGTGCActtttttggtagaaatcgacacactccctgtgtggattcagttcaaatgactgatgtgggcgtgtgttcaaataaactgaaatgtgctaattagttaatatcccgttgaagacaaatgaaaacttaaccAAGTGTTCCATTCCGAGAAAGTTGCAGCGACTTTCCGTTCAGAGATATATATCTGAgcaatagaaacttgaaagtcacgtgcagtttcttactcag encodes the following:
- the LOC134186607 gene encoding C-terminal-binding protein-like; protein product: MALPLVVVLGSENVSVEQDILGSIATVIGTDPHQTRHVPDEIASRVSAVSAWHTARVDRELLKRMKNCKIVVCCGAGYDNVDAQAAGQLGIAVSNAPAYGTEEVADSAMCLILNLHRRTLHLERCLREGKMGDGGVECQLREATGARRIRGKVLGLVGLGRIGTAVALRAKPFGFDIVCYDPFLLEGIEKAVGVRRVYCLEELLSQSDCVSLHCYLNDDNRHMINEKTLGYMKPGAFIVNTARGGLIDENALAEALKSGHVAAAALDVQEKEPFDSKSSSLGQAPNVICTPHVAWYSDCAWPDCLKFTAEEIGRGLVGTSPFTSGLRSWVNTESYEDQGRWTC
- the LOC134186598 gene encoding carnitine O-palmitoyltransferase 2, mitochondrial-like produces the protein MSVLAVSGPCRWKNHRVVSSLWSVARQLAVSSRTRSATSDRDDGPEHSEYIQQSVIPMFHFEKSLPRLPIPKLEDTCARYLTALKPLVSVEQLTATRDIVESFRDGAGKALHQQLVDKDKANRHTSYISEAWYNMYLGGRIPILLNHNPFMLFSDPQPIHTNQVVRTAVLLRSALRMMKSLQAEVLEPDIFYLKPENETPFLKRVLSLTPSSLSWYAAYAASAFPLDMSQYGRLFCTTRIPRPVKDELVTDSKARHIAVLRNGHYYVFDVISTDGRIASTSEIYQQLSEIASDTSPAAEHPVAILTSEDRDTWAVARDELAVFNADVLKLIDSSIFLVCLDNDDPSTPESLAHSLLHGDGSNRWLDKSFSLIVNKGGKAAINFEHSWGDGICILRFMNEVHDDNMKSTWTPDKDYERVKTMSPVNKLKFNLDVNNIRAIEIAQEKFQKAVDLLTFHPLVYRTYGRDFIKSRNLAPDAIMQLSFQMAFYDQYGFSPSTYESCSTGAFKHGRTETVRSASSETAEFAKAFVQENKPSRDDLQKLLQSVSAKHNKLTREAALGQGFDRHLFALRHLAAAKGESHAIFEDKSYGLMNHIILSTSTLPQNRAIQFGAFAPVTPNGFGVGYRVNPDHLGCVVSAYPTRDGSAFVTRIERSLDFIHDALK